In Cicer arietinum cultivar CDC Frontier isolate Library 1 chromosome 7, Cicar.CDCFrontier_v2.0, whole genome shotgun sequence, a single window of DNA contains:
- the LOC113784749 gene encoding uncharacterized protein, whose product MKGVLRFGKKGKLSPRFVGPFEILERVGPVAYRLALPLDISGVHPVFHISMLRKYLHDPSHVINHEDVHLDESLSYVEHPVAILDRQVRRLRSKDIVSVKVLWRGPSGEETTWKPEEVIRAKYPHLC is encoded by the coding sequence ATGAAAGGAGTTTTGAGATTTGGTAAAAAGGGGAAATTAAGTCCAAGATTCGTTGGaccatttgaaattttagaaagGGTCGGACCAGTAGCGTATCGTTTGGCACTTCCACTAGATATCTCGGGAGTTCATCCAGTTTTTCATATTTCGATGCTTCGGAAGTATCTTCATGACCCTTCTCATGTCATAAATCACGAAGACGTACATTTAGATGAGAGTCTATCGTACGTTGAACATCCAGTAGCTATATTAGATCGCCAAGTGAGACGTTTACGCTCAAAGGATATCGTTTCAGTAAAAGTTCTTTGGCGTGGTCCATCAGGTGAAGAAACTACTTGGAAACCCGAAGAAGTCATCCGTGCAAAGTACCCACACTTATGTTGA